In Desulfuromonas acetoxidans DSM 684, a genomic segment contains:
- the ftsE gene encoding cell division ATP-binding protein FtsE — protein MIQLFNIGKIYQNGAPALHDISLKIPDGDFVYVTGSSGAGKSTLLRLLYCAEKPSRGQILMGERNTTRLRGRNVSYLRRDIGFVFQDFKLLNSRTVLENVALPLQVQGLSRHEISTRVYQMLQYVGLEYKLQRKPLELSGGEQQRVAIARAMIVNPRLLLADEPTGNLDHELAVEIMEMFTRINETGTTVLIATHDKEMLELFPHRTVVLHAGNVVSDVTPDGVATAIAPEEE, from the coding sequence ATGATCCAGCTTTTTAATATCGGCAAAATCTACCAGAACGGAGCACCGGCGCTTCACGATATCAGCCTGAAAATTCCGGATGGCGATTTTGTCTACGTCACCGGCTCCTCAGGTGCCGGCAAATCAACCCTGCTCAGACTCTTGTATTGCGCTGAAAAACCCTCGCGCGGTCAGATTCTCATGGGCGAGCGTAACACCACACGACTCCGTGGACGCAATGTCTCGTATTTACGCCGCGATATCGGCTTCGTCTTCCAGGACTTTAAGCTGCTCAACAGCCGAACGGTTTTAGAAAATGTCGCTCTCCCCCTGCAGGTGCAAGGATTGTCTCGTCATGAAATCAGCACCCGGGTGTATCAGATGCTGCAATATGTCGGTCTGGAGTACAAACTTCAGCGCAAACCCTTGGAACTCTCCGGCGGAGAGCAACAGCGTGTTGCCATTGCCAGAGCCATGATTGTCAACCCCCGATTGCTGCTGGCCGATGAACCAACCGGCAACCTGGATCATGAACTCGCCGTAGAGATCATGGAGATGTTTACCCGGATCAACGAAACCGGGACAACAGTTCTGATCGCCACCCACGACAAAGAGATGTTGGAACTGTTTCCCCATCGCACTGTCGTGCTCCATGCCGGCAACGTTGTTTCCGATGTCACACCGGACGGTGTTGCAACTGCGATAGCGCCGGAGGAAGAATGA
- the ftsX gene encoding permease-like cell division protein FtsX, whose translation MERLRYFIQRTIFSMKQSPLLCSATIGTVAIALMLLSFFTLIVLNVQNLTKQWSRDIQVVVYLDQVPSQSALEQWLEEIQTYPEVESVSYVSQHEAFERFRVRLGQNKDLLEGLMPEILPAALEVSLKESARSREGTESLISLLKSNKEFHNFRYGQEWLDRYDAFIFLLQLTGSMAGGFLIFATLFIISNTIKLTIYARRDELEIMGLIGATPFFIKAPFMAEGAFQGTIGAILALGGCHMLYYFFLKKGLAALLTTAAAENIHFLPVTVQVGVIVIGLLLGFIGSLLPLRKFVRI comes from the coding sequence ATGGAACGGCTAAGATATTTTATTCAGCGCACCATCTTCAGCATGAAGCAAAGTCCCTTGCTGTGCAGCGCGACCATCGGAACAGTCGCCATCGCACTGATGTTGCTGTCGTTTTTTACGCTGATTGTCCTTAATGTGCAAAACCTGACCAAGCAGTGGAGCCGCGACATTCAAGTGGTGGTTTATCTTGATCAGGTACCTAGCCAAAGCGCCCTGGAACAGTGGCTTGAAGAGATTCAAACCTATCCGGAGGTCGAATCCGTCTCCTATGTTTCCCAGCACGAAGCATTCGAACGGTTCAGGGTCCGTTTGGGACAAAATAAAGATCTGCTCGAAGGACTGATGCCGGAGATTCTGCCGGCCGCATTGGAAGTCAGCTTAAAAGAAAGTGCCCGCTCGCGTGAAGGAACAGAAAGCCTGATCTCCCTGCTTAAAAGCAATAAGGAATTCCACAATTTTCGTTATGGCCAAGAATGGTTGGATCGCTACGATGCCTTTATTTTCCTGCTGCAACTGACCGGCAGTATGGCCGGGGGGTTCCTGATTTTCGCCACCTTGTTTATCATCTCCAACACTATAAAACTGACCATCTATGCCCGCCGTGATGAATTGGAAATCATGGGGCTCATCGGAGCAACACCGTTTTTCATCAAGGCGCCGTTCATGGCTGAAGGCGCGTTTCAAGGGACCATTGGAGCCATTCTCGCTCTGGGCGGCTGCCACATGCTGTATTACTTTTTCCTGAAAAAAGGGCTGGCAGCCCTGCTCACCACAGCGGCCGCAGAAAACATCCACTTTCTGCCAGTCACGGTACAGGTTGGCGTGATTGTCATCGGGCTTCTTCTCGGTTTTATCGGCAGCTTACTGCCATTACGCAAATTTGTCCGGATTTAA
- a CDS encoding murein hydrolase activator EnvC family protein has translation MTFRAMFTAQSLIKHLALHSLVGVILLGGFSAHGDEIAKKKETLQQVKQQISETASEIKEKKHKERTLLQQLDQLEQQMANSDAAVRHASRALGEAKEKIAGLEEKITRYESILKRSQKDVEQRLRTLYTSGDITSLRLIFSTETPLQLAENLDFLSRIAAHDKNLLSSYRQQTRQLQRARLDLHNELSRQELALTEKKQHKQTLAKNKTRKAQLVTQIKRDQQALKHRLTQLEERSKNLSALVSKLKQDKRNAAYVPTNQPFISAKGKIPWPSSGAVREGFGTHKDRTFGTKYKSNGLEIAAVPGTPIKAIWPGKVVFSSPFKGYGNLIIIDHGSQYYSLYAQVTNLKHSVGTIVNAGDVIATSGYEQRDSFHLEIRHRGTPVDPKDWLRPRNG, from the coding sequence ATGACCTTTAGAGCAATGTTCACGGCGCAATCCTTGATAAAGCACCTCGCCCTACACTCTTTAGTCGGAGTGATTCTGCTGGGGGGCTTTTCTGCCCATGGCGATGAAATTGCCAAAAAAAAAGAAACCCTGCAACAGGTGAAACAGCAGATCTCTGAAACAGCCAGTGAAATCAAAGAAAAAAAGCACAAGGAACGCACCCTGCTGCAACAGCTTGACCAGTTGGAACAACAGATGGCTAATAGTGATGCAGCAGTCAGACACGCCAGCCGAGCATTGGGGGAAGCCAAAGAGAAGATTGCCGGACTTGAAGAAAAAATCACCCGCTACGAATCGATTCTCAAACGATCCCAGAAGGATGTTGAACAACGGTTGCGCACTCTGTACACCAGTGGCGACATCACTTCATTACGATTGATTTTCTCCACGGAAACCCCGCTGCAACTGGCGGAAAACCTCGATTTTCTCAGCCGCATCGCTGCTCACGACAAAAATCTTTTGTCCAGTTATCGTCAGCAAACACGCCAGTTGCAACGAGCACGTCTCGATCTGCACAATGAATTGTCCCGCCAGGAACTGGCCTTGACCGAAAAAAAACAACACAAACAAACCCTGGCCAAGAACAAAACCCGTAAAGCGCAACTGGTCACACAAATCAAACGTGACCAACAGGCACTTAAACACCGACTGACACAACTGGAAGAACGATCGAAAAACCTGTCGGCGCTGGTCAGCAAGCTCAAACAAGACAAACGAAATGCAGCCTATGTTCCAACGAATCAGCCGTTCATCTCAGCAAAAGGCAAAATCCCCTGGCCATCGTCCGGAGCCGTCCGGGAGGGATTCGGCACCCACAAGGATCGCACCTTCGGCACCAAATACAAAAGTAACGGTCTGGAGATTGCCGCAGTTCCCGGCACACCAATTAAAGCAATCTGGCCGGGAAAAGTGGTTTTCTCATCACCATTTAAAGGGTACGGTAACCTGATCATCATTGATCACGGCAGCCAGTATTACAGCTTGTATGCTCAGGTCACCAACCTGAAGCATTCCGTGGGCACCATCGTCAATGCCGGCGATGTCATTGCTACCTCGGGATACGAACAACGCGACAGCTTTCATCTTGAAATCCGCCATCGCGGCACGCCTGTCGATCCAAAAGACTGGTTGAGGCCACGCAATGGATAA
- a CDS encoding S41 family peptidase, translating to MRLHLVIVLGLCLLLSDPARVLAQAKTSDSGDQPAEQLSAYEHLDQFIDVLTLIQKNYVEQPPMDQLMSGAIKGMLSELDPHSAYMPPKMFEEMQIETMGEFNGLGVEITVKDHLITVIAPIADTPADRAGIRAGDIIVEIDGTLTKDMSIMDAINQMRGPRGSEITLGIMRHGETAPLSFTLTRETIRVDSIRERLFEPAIGYVRISQFQQRTAREFKAALKTLHDKAGTPLQGLLIDLRNNPGGLLDQAIQVCDLFLNSGKIVSTEGRRKTDNFTYNATAADTQPGYPIVVLINEGSASASEIVAGALQNHKRAVILGTGSFGKGSVQSIIPLADHSGLRLTTAYYYTPNGTSIQARGIVPDVNVEQAIWKKTATYELTKEKDLNNHLEPPSPLDPKKQDVADPDKIESDFQLLRALDLLRGWQQMKHLQPCPIDGEQAAS from the coding sequence ATGCGATTACACCTTGTTATAGTGTTAGGTCTGTGCCTTTTGCTTTCGGACCCGGCCCGCGTGCTGGCCCAAGCGAAAACATCAGATTCCGGAGATCAACCGGCAGAGCAACTCAGTGCCTATGAACACCTCGACCAGTTCATTGACGTGCTGACCCTGATTCAGAAGAATTATGTCGAACAGCCCCCCATGGATCAGCTTATGTCAGGAGCGATCAAAGGGATGCTCAGCGAACTGGATCCCCATTCCGCGTATATGCCTCCAAAGATGTTTGAGGAGATGCAAATTGAAACTATGGGGGAATTCAACGGCCTCGGCGTCGAAATCACCGTCAAAGACCACCTCATCACTGTGATTGCCCCCATCGCCGACACCCCGGCCGACCGAGCCGGGATCCGTGCAGGTGATATTATTGTCGAAATCGACGGCACCTTGACCAAAGACATGTCAATCATGGACGCTATCAACCAGATGCGCGGACCACGCGGCAGTGAAATCACTTTGGGGATTATGCGTCACGGCGAAACAGCGCCCCTCTCCTTCACCCTAACGCGTGAAACCATCCGAGTGGACAGCATCCGTGAGCGCCTTTTCGAGCCGGCCATCGGCTATGTCCGCATCAGCCAGTTTCAACAACGGACAGCGCGAGAATTTAAAGCGGCACTCAAAACGTTACACGACAAAGCAGGGACGCCACTGCAAGGGTTACTGATCGACCTGCGCAACAATCCCGGCGGTCTGCTTGACCAGGCCATTCAGGTCTGTGATCTTTTTCTGAACTCGGGAAAAATCGTTTCAACAGAAGGGCGACGTAAAACGGATAACTTCACCTATAATGCCACAGCAGCCGACACACAGCCCGGCTACCCGATTGTTGTGCTCATCAATGAAGGAAGCGCCAGTGCTTCGGAAATTGTTGCCGGCGCCCTGCAAAATCATAAACGCGCCGTTATCCTCGGCACCGGCAGCTTCGGCAAGGGCTCCGTACAAAGCATCATCCCCCTCGCCGATCACTCCGGACTCCGTCTGACCACAGCATATTACTATACGCCCAATGGCACCTCGATCCAGGCACGCGGAATTGTTCCGGATGTCAATGTGGAACAAGCGATCTGGAAAAAGACAGCCACCTATGAACTCACTAAGGAAAAAGATCTGAACAACCATCTGGAGCCACCAAGCCCGTTAGATCCTAAAAAACAGGACGTGGCCGATCCGGATAAAATTGAATCGGACTTTCAACTGCTCAGAGCATTGGATCTGCTGCGAGGCTGGCAACAAATGAAACACCTTCAACCCTGTCCGATTGACGGGGAGCAAGCGGCATCATGA
- a CDS encoding divergent polysaccharide deacetylase family protein, with protein sequence MTQKKRKKAPTKKKTAAKKNHNNRLSWLSHPLTALAFLLLLLLVGGYIITRWSLPEPVPQQQPQPVITYPMEEYPAEVDKPQPPQITPPDHVPKVAIIMDDIGINRAAALDALQLQMPLALAIIPGEAHSTEIMNLAYQQHSEILIHIPMEPVSYPKNNPGPLGLFVHQSDSQIKRRIDDIITALPYAIGGNNHMGSEFTQHADKLRPVLLALKQSGLFFVDSLTSKDSVAYQQAQKLGLSCALRDVFLDNVRQVEPILFQLDRLVTLAHRHGSAIAICHPYPQTIEALQQFIADPQRFDVEIVPISQLVHPPVPSSDKHTAAPAVHH encoded by the coding sequence ATGACTCAGAAAAAACGTAAAAAAGCGCCGACAAAAAAGAAGACAGCCGCAAAAAAAAACCATAACAACCGCCTGTCCTGGCTCAGTCACCCGTTAACCGCGCTGGCGTTTCTGCTGCTATTGCTGCTTGTCGGCGGCTATATTATTACCCGCTGGTCGCTCCCCGAGCCAGTGCCACAACAGCAGCCACAGCCGGTCATCACCTATCCAATGGAAGAGTATCCTGCAGAAGTAGACAAGCCGCAACCGCCCCAGATCACTCCGCCGGATCATGTCCCCAAGGTAGCCATCATCATGGATGATATCGGCATCAATCGCGCAGCCGCGCTTGACGCCCTGCAATTGCAGATGCCGCTGGCCCTGGCTATCATTCCTGGCGAAGCCCATTCGACGGAGATTATGAATCTGGCTTATCAGCAGCACAGCGAGATTTTGATCCATATCCCGATGGAACCAGTCAGTTATCCCAAAAACAATCCAGGCCCCTTGGGGCTCTTTGTTCATCAATCTGACAGTCAGATCAAACGGCGGATTGACGATATTATTACCGCCCTCCCCTATGCCATTGGCGGCAATAACCATATGGGCTCTGAGTTTACCCAGCATGCTGACAAGTTGCGCCCGGTGCTGCTGGCCCTGAAGCAATCAGGGCTGTTCTTTGTCGACAGCCTCACCAGCAAAGATTCCGTCGCCTACCAACAGGCGCAAAAACTGGGTCTGAGCTGTGCATTGCGCGATGTTTTTCTCGACAATGTGCGCCAGGTCGAACCAATTCTTTTTCAACTCGACCGCTTGGTCACCTTGGCCCACCGTCACGGCAGTGCTATCGCCATCTGCCACCCGTACCCGCAAACAATTGAGGCGTTGCAGCAGTTTATTGCCGACCCACAACGTTTTGATGTTGAAATCGTTCCAATCAGCCAACTTGTCCATCCACCTGTGCCAAGCTCTGACAAACACACTGCCGCCCCGGCCGTTCATCATTAA
- the xseA gene encoding exodeoxyribonuclease VII large subunit, producing MLIEAPPILTIGQLNELIRETLEDNFVQVRVRGEISNLSRPGSGHWYFTLKDEKGQIRSVMFRSANRQVPFQPEHGQQVICNGRISLYEARGDIQLICDTMEAEGYGGLQLAFEQLKKKLDAEGLFALEHKRTLPPHPQCIGVITSATGAAIHDILNILQRRAHGLRVVLRPVLVQGDLAPQQIVMALKELNEYGQCEAIIVGRGGGSLEDLQAFNSEEVAQAIFASACPIISAVGHETDFTIADFVADLRAPTPSAAAELVVKNRQELEQHLDQLSIRLNTAMNRQLTLKQQHLEALSKRLRSPQARLQQQQQRCDDLARRLQQAIAHDLERCQHQLQQLAGRLHALSPLNTMQRGFSVVATEDTPPALVRHADQLHVGQRVSLQFHQGSAKATIDAVSPVDPS from the coding sequence ATGCTTATTGAAGCCCCCCCGATCCTCACCATTGGCCAGCTCAATGAACTGATCCGCGAAACACTCGAAGACAATTTTGTTCAGGTGCGTGTTCGTGGTGAGATCTCTAACTTGTCACGTCCAGGATCGGGGCACTGGTATTTTACCCTCAAAGATGAAAAAGGGCAGATCCGCAGCGTGATGTTTCGCAGCGCTAACCGCCAGGTGCCCTTTCAACCTGAGCATGGCCAGCAAGTGATCTGCAACGGCCGTATTTCTCTCTACGAAGCCCGTGGCGATATCCAATTGATCTGCGATACAATGGAGGCCGAAGGTTACGGCGGTTTGCAGTTGGCTTTTGAACAACTGAAAAAGAAACTCGACGCAGAGGGTTTGTTCGCTCTGGAGCACAAAAGAACTCTGCCGCCACACCCGCAATGCATTGGGGTGATCACCTCTGCCACCGGAGCGGCGATTCACGACATTCTCAACATCCTGCAACGCCGCGCTCACGGTTTACGGGTCGTATTGCGCCCCGTTCTGGTTCAGGGCGATTTGGCACCACAACAGATTGTGATGGCACTGAAGGAACTGAACGAGTACGGCCAATGCGAAGCGATCATTGTCGGTCGAGGCGGTGGTTCTCTGGAAGATTTGCAAGCATTCAACAGCGAAGAGGTGGCGCAGGCGATTTTCGCTTCTGCATGCCCGATCATCTCAGCAGTGGGCCATGAAACCGACTTCACCATTGCCGATTTTGTTGCCGACCTAAGGGCGCCCACCCCCAGTGCGGCGGCAGAACTGGTCGTAAAAAATCGCCAGGAACTTGAACAGCACCTGGATCAACTGTCCATCCGACTCAATACGGCAATGAACCGCCAGTTAACCCTCAAACAACAACATCTCGAAGCATTAAGCAAGCGGTTGCGCAGTCCACAGGCGCGCCTGCAACAGCAACAACAACGCTGCGATGATCTGGCCCGCCGTCTGCAACAGGCCATTGCTCACGATCTGGAACGGTGCCAGCACCAGTTACAGCAGCTTGCCGGCCGTCTTCACGCCCTCAGCCCACTCAATACCATGCAGCGGGGATTCAGCGTTGTAGCAACCGAAGACACGCCACCGGCCCTAGTGCGTCATGCCGATCAATTGCACGTTGGACAACGGGTTTCATTACAATTTCATCAGGGTTCGGCCAAGGCAACGATCGACGCCGTTTCTCCCGTCGATCCATCTTGA
- the xseB gene encoding exodeoxyribonuclease VII small subunit, with the protein MAKGPSFEDAIKTLEACVEHLEQDDLPIDEALKQFETGVKNVQKCQKALEGARLKIEQLTRDQNQQLTTETLDL; encoded by the coding sequence ATGGCTAAGGGCCCCTCTTTTGAAGACGCCATTAAAACTCTGGAAGCCTGTGTCGAACATCTCGAGCAGGACGATCTGCCCATTGACGAGGCACTCAAACAGTTTGAGACCGGCGTAAAAAACGTCCAGAAGTGCCAAAAAGCCCTGGAGGGTGCCAGACTGAAAATTGAACAATTGACCCGGGACCAGAACCAACAGCTCACAACGGAAACTCTGGACCTGTAA
- a CDS encoding polyprenyl synthetase family protein, with amino-acid sequence MDLKNYLTSQRQRVEEALAQTLPPKQQHPTQLHEAMHYSVFAGGKRLRPILMMAACEAVGGDIENVLPAACAMEMIHTYSLIHDDLPAMDDDDLRRGQPTNHKVFGEATAILAGDALLTEAFVVLSAPSDSVQINDRTRREVIQLLARAAGAAGMVGGQIVDMEAEGMEQPDLATVDYIHAHKTGALILASIRAGALLGGANTEQYEALSRFGKLAGLAFQIADDILDITGDQEQLGKDIGSDQERGKATYPAVLGLSESIRRATELHQQALKALEPLADAAEPLRQISHYIINRSS; translated from the coding sequence ATGGATTTGAAAAACTATCTCACCAGCCAGCGCCAACGCGTCGAGGAGGCCTTGGCGCAAACTCTGCCGCCAAAACAACAGCACCCCACCCAACTGCACGAAGCCATGCATTATTCGGTTTTTGCCGGGGGCAAGCGACTGCGTCCCATCCTGATGATGGCGGCATGTGAAGCGGTTGGCGGAGATATCGAAAATGTGCTACCAGCAGCCTGCGCCATGGAGATGATCCATACCTATTCACTGATCCATGACGATCTTCCGGCGATGGATGACGATGATTTACGGCGTGGACAACCAACAAACCATAAAGTGTTTGGTGAGGCCACAGCCATTCTCGCTGGAGACGCCCTGCTGACGGAAGCCTTTGTTGTGCTGTCGGCTCCGTCTGACTCAGTACAAATCAATGACCGTACCCGCCGTGAAGTGATTCAACTGCTGGCCCGTGCCGCAGGAGCAGCAGGGATGGTCGGTGGTCAAATTGTCGATATGGAAGCAGAAGGGATGGAGCAACCGGATCTGGCGACGGTGGACTATATTCACGCCCATAAAACCGGAGCCTTAATCCTCGCCTCCATTCGTGCCGGAGCCCTGCTTGGCGGTGCGAATACGGAACAATATGAAGCCTTAAGCCGGTTCGGAAAACTCGCTGGACTCGCGTTTCAGATTGCCGACGACATTCTCGACATCACCGGAGATCAGGAACAGCTCGGTAAAGATATCGGCAGTGATCAGGAACGGGGTAAGGCTACCTATCCGGCCGTTCTCGGTTTAAGCGAATCGATCCGCCGGGCCACAGAACTGCACCAACAAGCCTTGAAAGCGCTGGAGCCGCTGGCAGATGCGGCAGAACCTTTGCGACAAATTTCGCATTACATTATTAATCGCTCGTCGTAG
- the dxs gene encoding 1-deoxy-D-xylulose-5-phosphate synthase: protein MSHLLENLETPADLKDFSLNELTVLAQELRDEIINTVSHTGGHLASSLGIVELTIALHYVMNSPRDKIIWDVGHQAYAHKLLTGRLNLFNTLRQLDGISGFPKRKESPHDCFDVGHSSTSISAALGMAVGRDCKELNNKVVAVIGDGSLTAGLAFEALNHAGHLDRNMIIILNDNEMSISPNVGALSSFLSRKMTSRLFVRFKRETEIFLKSVPRFGKDLVQLAKRTEDSFKAFVTPGMLFEAFGIEYVGPIDGHSMDELIETLQNVSRLDGPSLIHVVTRKGKGYQPAEDNPALFHGVGPFDKTSGKVKTTTGAPPSYTSVFGEYLCQLAEKDSRLVAITAAMCTGTGLVPFAERFPKRFFDVGIAEQHAVTLAAGMACEELRPVVAIYSTFLQRAYDNVLHDVCLQNLPVTFALDRGGLVGADGPTHHGVFDLSYLRHIPNVTVAVPRDELELKRAMLTATTSDGPFVYRYPRGNGLGLQQTDDFKPLTIGQGEKLREGQAATLVSIGTFAETAMDVAVKLSEKGIEIAVVDARFLKPLDQELLIAEARRTGNIITLEENVLAGGFGSAVMELMEKNRLYPRVMRLGLPDEFIQQGSHDELLKLHGLDVDGLTEKIAEFLENN from the coding sequence ATGAGTCATTTACTTGAAAATTTGGAAACACCGGCAGACCTGAAGGATTTCTCTCTCAATGAGTTGACTGTCCTGGCGCAGGAACTGCGCGATGAAATTATCAACACGGTCTCCCATACCGGTGGGCATCTGGCGAGCTCATTGGGCATTGTCGAACTGACAATCGCCCTGCACTACGTCATGAATTCACCGCGTGACAAGATCATCTGGGATGTCGGCCATCAGGCCTATGCCCACAAACTCCTGACCGGTCGTCTGAATCTGTTTAACACCCTGCGTCAACTTGACGGAATCAGCGGCTTTCCCAAACGCAAGGAAAGCCCCCACGACTGCTTTGATGTCGGTCACTCAAGCACCTCGATCTCCGCAGCTCTGGGCATGGCGGTTGGCCGCGACTGCAAAGAGCTCAACAATAAAGTGGTTGCGGTGATCGGCGACGGTTCACTGACGGCTGGACTGGCCTTTGAAGCGCTCAACCATGCCGGCCACCTCGACCGCAACATGATCATCATTCTCAACGACAATGAGATGTCGATCTCACCCAACGTCGGCGCCCTGTCCTCATTTCTCAGTCGCAAGATGACGTCACGGCTGTTTGTCCGTTTCAAACGGGAGACCGAGATCTTCCTCAAGAGTGTGCCGCGCTTCGGCAAAGACTTGGTTCAACTGGCAAAACGCACCGAAGACTCCTTTAAGGCGTTTGTCACTCCAGGGATGCTGTTTGAAGCCTTCGGCATCGAGTATGTCGGTCCGATTGACGGCCATTCCATGGATGAGCTGATTGAAACCCTGCAGAACGTTTCGCGCCTCGATGGCCCATCATTGATCCACGTAGTGACCCGCAAAGGCAAAGGCTACCAACCTGCTGAAGACAACCCAGCCCTGTTCCATGGGGTTGGACCGTTTGACAAAACCAGCGGCAAAGTAAAAACCACAACGGGAGCCCCCCCCAGTTACACCTCTGTTTTCGGTGAGTATCTCTGTCAATTGGCGGAAAAAGATTCGCGTCTGGTGGCCATTACGGCTGCAATGTGCACCGGCACCGGCCTGGTTCCCTTTGCCGAACGTTTTCCCAAGCGTTTCTTTGATGTCGGTATTGCCGAGCAACATGCGGTCACATTGGCCGCAGGCATGGCCTGTGAAGAACTGCGCCCGGTTGTTGCCATCTATTCGACCTTCCTGCAACGGGCTTATGACAATGTGTTACACGATGTCTGCCTGCAAAACCTGCCGGTCACGTTTGCCCTGGACCGGGGAGGCTTGGTCGGCGCTGACGGGCCAACACATCACGGCGTCTTTGATCTGTCGTATCTGCGCCATATTCCCAATGTGACGGTTGCCGTCCCGCGCGACGAGTTGGAGCTGAAACGCGCCATGCTCACAGCCACCACCAGCGACGGCCCCTTTGTTTATCGCTACCCACGCGGCAACGGTTTGGGCTTGCAGCAAACCGATGATTTCAAACCACTTACCATCGGTCAGGGGGAAAAACTACGCGAGGGTCAGGCGGCCACGTTGGTCAGCATCGGTACCTTTGCCGAGACAGCCATGGATGTTGCTGTTAAACTGTCTGAAAAAGGCATTGAAATTGCCGTTGTCGATGCCCGGTTCCTTAAACCACTCGATCAGGAACTCTTGATTGCTGAAGCGCGTCGTACCGGTAACATCATTACGCTGGAGGAAAATGTTCTTGCCGGCGGGTTTGGCAGTGCGGTAATGGAATTGATGGAGAAAAACCGCCTCTATCCGCGCGTTATGCGCCTAGGCTTACCCGATGAATTTATTCAGCAAGGAAGTCACGACGAGCTGTTAAAACTGCACGGTCTGGATGTGGATGGCCTCACTGAAAAGATTGCTGAATTTCTTGAGAACAACTGA
- a CDS encoding HDOD domain-containing protein: MNCSVVDSIRKIKQLPPPSGLCREIIQIVSDEQVDLIDLVSIINKSPAITARILRCANSAYYGQRGEITTVREAIIRVLGLAITRSLSLAMALSGNFDVQQSRLFNCHRYWFNAVTTAGMAQSLSHFLFVREKPAPATAYTAGLLHNLGLQALVHCFPLEMEKVFASSQGSLSERINNQLGINHHQAANLLAEAWDLPQPISQALNGLACDDDLETSSPLTQLIWISSQLSDTLYHEQCDPFASLVIPETVISMEHVQKVYSDTRDQLESLHEMAQLITGCGGQDEQ, translated from the coding sequence ATGAATTGTTCCGTTGTCGACAGCATCCGAAAGATTAAACAACTCCCGCCACCCAGCGGCTTGTGTCGGGAAATCATCCAGATCGTCTCGGATGAGCAGGTTGATCTGATCGACCTGGTCAGCATCATCAATAAAAGTCCGGCGATAACCGCGCGAATACTGCGCTGCGCCAACTCCGCCTACTATGGACAACGCGGCGAGATTACCACGGTGCGCGAAGCGATCATTCGCGTTCTCGGACTGGCGATCACCCGCAGTCTGTCTCTAGCCATGGCTTTAAGCGGCAATTTTGATGTTCAACAGAGCCGCCTGTTTAATTGTCACCGTTACTGGTTTAATGCCGTCACAACAGCCGGTATGGCGCAAAGCCTGTCCCACTTTCTGTTTGTACGGGAAAAACCGGCTCCGGCCACAGCGTACACAGCGGGCTTACTACATAATCTCGGTTTACAGGCCTTGGTGCACTGTTTTCCCTTGGAGATGGAAAAAGTCTTTGCCTCCAGCCAAGGCAGTTTAAGCGAGCGCATCAATAATCAGCTCGGCATTAACCACCATCAGGCCGCCAATCTGCTGGCGGAAGCCTGGGATCTTCCCCAGCCCATTTCTCAAGCCTTAAACGGTCTGGCCTGCGATGACGACCTTGAAACATCTTCACCGCTGACTCAATTGATCTGGATCAGTTCCCAGCTTTCCGACACGCTTTATCACGAACAGTGCGATCCCTTTGCCAGCCTAGTCATCCCGGAAACGGTGATCAGTATGGAACATGTTCAAAAAGTCTACTCCGATACGCGCGACCAGCTTGAGTCGTTACACGAAATGGCCCAACTCATTACCGGCTGCGGAGGACAAGATGAGCAATAA